One region of Xyrauchen texanus isolate HMW12.3.18 chromosome 11, RBS_HiC_50CHRs, whole genome shotgun sequence genomic DNA includes:
- the LOC127651510 gene encoding zinc finger protein 883-like: protein MTANQTFSLCFDKSFKYPVSGVLLSFCVEMLKMSLQVDLMCCKSVGTDLSMLDIDDLMTEISQLKKEVALLEAKLRERGDPLNGEELEKVSCQSSVCVTDGTSTECQDSVWSVRDQRSRDTQDSELSLTLLCYTDTQESVCDSNQGDQTSTESLASVCNAGEQQMLQIPLKMCSVKLLDCRNMMEMRGETTAEEQHDDHHEDEDEDDDEDVYFIIADNSDSSSDGATASTSKQRLTASGKRVSQARLVRRERRCTEKKFFKCRRCGCSFSTKEEKKLHSEVHRREGLHCDQCGKIFSAPSTLQIHMRSHSGEKPFQCSECDKCFTTKGSLVAHKRIHTGEKPYKCPQCEMGFSHGPQLKKHLRMHTNERPYQCGECGKTFTQSYSLQSHQKTHSEEKPYQCSHCDKRYRHKSQLIIHERMHTGEKPYLCSHCGKRFSDPGDLRVHLRVHTGEKPYHCSICGKNFSKHYNLKKHQRTHTGERPYKCTLCDKTFAYQDVLKTHQRVHTGEKPYRCSICGDRFTYLGCLNTHQKKHGKNH from the exons ATGACAGCAAACCAAACGTTTTCTCTTTGTTTTGACAAGAGCTTTAAATATCCTGTTTCAGGAGTCTTATTGAGTTTTTGTGTTGAGATGTTGAAGATGAGTTTGCAGGTGGATTTGAtgtgctgtaaatcagtaggaactgatctgtccatgctggatattgatgatttgatgacagaaatctctcagctgaagaaagaggtggcGTTACTGGAGGCAAAGCTGAGGGAAAGAGGAGATCCACTGAACGGAGAG gagctggagaaggtttcctgtcaatcttcagtgtgtgtgactgatgggacctccacagaatgtcaggattcagtgtggagcgtcAGAgatcagagatccagagacacacaggactcagagCTCagcctcactttactctgttataCTGACactcaggagagtgtgtgtgacagtaatcagggtgatcaaacctccacagagtctctggcttctgtctgtaacgctggagaacagcagatgctgcagataccattgaagatgtgttcagtgaagctgctggactgcaggaacatgatggagatgagaggagaaaccacagcagaggaacaacatgatgatcaccatgaagatgaagatgaagatgatgatgaggatgtgTATTTTATTATTGCAG ATAACAGTGATTCATCTTCTGATGGAGCAACGGCTTCTACATCAAAACAGCGTTTGACAGCATCTGGTAAAAGAGTGTCACAGGCACGTTTAGTGAGACGCGAGAGAAGATGCACTGAAAAGAAATTCTTCAAATGTAGGAGATGTGGGTGCAGCTTTTCTACCAAAGAAGAGAAGAAACTTCATTCAGAAGTGCACAGAAGAGAGGGGCTCCACTGTGATCAGTGCGGGAAGATTTTCTCAGCTCCTTCTACTCTACAAATTCACATGAGGTCACACAGTGGTGAAAAGCCTTTTCAATGCAGTGAGTGTGACAAGTGTTTCACAACGAAAGGAAGTCTTGTTGCTCATAagagaatacacacaggggagaaaccatacaagtgtcCTCAGTGTGAGATGGGATTCAGCCATGGACCCCAACTTAAGAAACACTTGCGTATGCACACCAATGAGAGGCCGTATCAGTGCGGCGAATGTGGGAAAACATTTACGCAGTCATATAGTCTACAATCGCATCAGAAAACACACTCTGAGGAGAAACCCTATCAATGCTCCCACTGTGATAAACGTTACCGTCATAAGTCTCAGCTGATAATCCATGAGAGAatgcacactggagagaaaccttatcTCTGCTCTCACTGTGGTAAGAGATTTTCTGATCCAGGTGATTTGAGAGTTCATCTGAGAGTGCACACGGGAGAAAAGCCTTATCACTGTAGCATTTGTGGGAAGAATTTCAgtaaacattataatttaaaaaagcacCAGAGGACACATACTGGAGAAAGACCTTATAAATGCACTCTGTGTGACAAAACATTTGCCTACCAAGATGTCCTGAAAACCCATCAGAGAGTGcatacaggagagaaaccttacagaTGCTCTATCTGCGGGGACAGATTCACTTATTTAGGATGTTTAAATACTCATCAGAAGAAACATggtaaaaatcattaa